In Lodderomyces elongisporus chromosome 1, complete sequence, a genomic segment contains:
- the PWP2 gene encoding U3 snoRNP protein (BUSCO:EOG09260E2O) — MKSDFKFSNLLGTVYKRGNLVYTEDGTKLLSPVGNRVSCFDLIKSQSFTFNYQHRKNIQCLALNRQNTLLISIDEDGRAILVNFVSRVVLHHFNFKSKVHNISFSPCGKYFAVAVGRFIQVWKTPDFTEDRQFAPFVRHRIYSGHFDDVLSISWSEDSKYFISTSKDMTARIYSLQSSDRDVARTFSGHRDYVVNAFFSKDNDIIFTVSKDGALFKWEYTESPEAASDEEDEEEEEVEDKREWRITEKNFFYGDGKLHCATFHPLSSLLVVGFSNGEFRIYEISDGFNLIQSLSMGQNTINTVSINKTGEWLAFGSSKLGQLLVYEWQSESYILKQQGHFDAMNTLCYSPDGSRVVTGSDDGKIKIWDVASGFCLMTFTEHTSAVTQVQFAKKGHVLFSSSLDGTIRAYDLIRFRNFKTFTATSRVQFNCLAVDPSGEVVVGGSQDTFEIYVWSVQTGQLLDSLTGHEGPISCLAFGQENSTLASASWDKTVRIWNIFSRNQTVEPIEISSDVLSLTMRPDCKELAVSTLDGHITIFDIEDAKQLHLIDGRKDIISGRYLDDKFVSKNSNRGKYFDTIVYSFDGLTLLAAGNNNSICMYDIDNEVLLKRFIVSQNMSIDGTLQKLNSSKITDAGINADLIDRNGENSDLEDRMDNTLPGSQRGGDPSERRTRQAVRVTSVQFSPTTSAFAAATTEGLLIYSVNQELVFDPFDLDVDITPEATIESLKEKEYLVALIMSLRLNEVYLMHRVIENIPLQDIKLVCQDIPIIYVNRVLNFIGELLNKHESPHMEFYLIWIRNLLIQHGTYMHMHKFEFRASLKLLSRFLNKVAKDVVNVGKKNDYLLTFLTVSKDLKGAGFGEEGGESNGANANDVLVRISDDDDDDEDAIVEDGDSDGEWFGPGNVDLKQTAQPLTFANTNSEEEEDDDDDDELIEV; from the coding sequence ATGAAGTCAGATTTCAAGTTCTCGAATCTTTTAGGAACTGTGTACAAGCGAGGTAACTTGGTCTATACAGAAGATGGAACCAAACTTCTTTCTCCTGTTGGGAATAGAGTTTCCTGCTTTGACCTCATCAAATCACAATCCTTTACTTTTAACTACCAGCACAGAAAGAACATCCAATGTCTTGCGTTGAACAGACAAAACACATTACTTATCTCAATAGACGAAGACGGACGGGCAATTCTTGTCAACTTTGTCTCGCGTGTTGTTTTGCatcatttcaattttaaatCAAAAGTCCACAATATCAGCTTCAGTCCATGCGGCAAATACTTTGCAGTTGCTGTTGGTCGATTCATTCAAGTCTGGAAAACTCCAGACTTTACAGAGGATAGACAGTTTGCACCTTTTGTGAGGCATCGAATATACCTGGGCCATTTCGATGATGTGTTGAGCATCTCGTGGTCAGAGGATTCTAAATACTTTATAAGCACAAGTAAGGATATGACTGCTAGAATCTACTCATTGCAGTCAAGTGATCGTGATGTTGCTCGTACTTTCTCAGGTCATAGGGATTATGTTGTTAATGCCTTTTTTAGCAAGGACAACGATATCATATTTACAGTGAGTAAAGATGGTGCTTTATTCAAATGGGAATATACCGAGTCTCCTGAAGCAGCTAGCgatgaagaggatgaagaagaagaagaagtagaagatAAACGTGAGTGGCGAATTACGgaaaagaattttttttatggtGATGGAAAACTTCACTGTGCTACATTCCACCCATTGTCTAGCTTGCTAGTTGTTGGCTTTTCCAATGGTGAATTTAGAATCTATGAAATCAGCGATGGGTTTAATCTTATTCAACTGTTGAGTATGGGTCAAAACACAATCAATACTGTTAGTATAAACAAGACTGGAGAATGGCTAGCCTTTGGTTCATCGAAACTTGGCCAACTCTTGGTTTATGAATGGCAATCCGAGTCATATATCCTCAAACAGCAGGGCCACTTTGACGCGATGAACACGTTGTGCTACTCGCCAGATGGATCCAGGGTAGTTACAGGATCTGATGATGGTAAGATCAAGATCTGGGATGTTGCGTCTGGTTTCTGTCTTATGACATTTACTGAGCATACCTCAGCAGTAACTCAGGTGCAATTTGCCAAGAAGGGCCATGTCttgttttcatcttcattagATGGTACAATTCGAGCATACGATTTAATTAGGTTTAGAAATTTCAAGACATTCACTGCTACATCAAGGGTACAATTCAATTGTCTCGCAGTTGATCCTAGTGGTGAAGTTGTAGTTGGTGGTTCGCAGGAtacttttgaaatttaTGTGTGGTCAGTGCAAACCGGTCAGTTGTTGGACTCATTAACTGGTCACGAGGGACCTATTTCTTGCCTTGCTTTTGGTCAAGAGAATTCTACCTTGGCGTCTGCATCTTGGGATAAAACGGTTAGAATTTGGAATATTTTTTCTAGAAACCAAACGGTTGAGCCAATTGAAATCTCGAGCGATGTTCTTAGTCTCACCATGCGTCCTGATTGTAAAGAACTTGCAGTATCGACGTTGGATGGTCATATTACTATTTTCGACATTGAGGATGCTAAGCAGTTGCATCTCATTGATGGTCGTAAAGATATCATTAGTGGTAGGTATCTCGATGATAAATTTGTTAGTAAGAACTCGAATCGTGGTAAATACTTTGATACTATTGTTTATTCGTTTGATGGGTTAACATTATTAGCAGCTGGAAACAATAACTCAATCTGCATGTATGATATTGATAATGAAGTGTTGCTAAAGAGGTTTATTGTTTCGCAAAACATGTCGATTGATGGAACgttgcaaaaattgaataGTAGCAAGATTACTGATGCTGGGATTAATGCCGACCTTATCGATAGAAATGGAGAGAATAGTGATTTAGAGGATAGGATGGACAATACGCTTCCTGGATCACAGCGTGGTGGAGATCCAAGTGAGCGTCGAACAAGACAAGCTGTTAGAGTTACTTCGGTGCAATTTTCTCCTACAACTTCTGCTTTTGCAGCAGCAACTACAGAAGGGCTTTTAATTTACTCTGTGAATCAAGAACTTGTGTTTGATCCATTTGATTTGGATGTTGATATTACCCCCGAGGCTACTATTGAGTCtttaaaagagaaagagtaTCTTGTTGCCTTAATTATGTCGTTGCGTCTTAATGAAGTATACCTTATGCATAGGGTTATTGAGAATATTCCATTGCAAGACATAAAATTAGTTTGTCAGGATATTCCAATAATCTATGTCAATCGTGTGCTCAATTTTATTGGCGAGTTGCTCAATAAGCATGAATCTCCACATATGGAATTTTATTTGATCTGGATCAGGAATTTGCTTATCCAACATGGTACTTATATGCATATGCACAAGTTTGAGTTCCGTGCATCCTTGAAGCTCTTGTCAAGGTTTTTGAATAAGGTGGCCAAGGATGTGGTGAATGTTGGTAAAAAGAATGATTACTTGTTGACTTTCTTGACTGTTAGTAAAGACTTGAAAGGAGCTGGGTTTGGTGAAGAGGGCGGCGAGAGCAATGGTGCTAATGCCAATGATGTGCTCGTTAGAATAagtgacgatgacgatgacgacgaAGATGCTATTGTAGAGGATGGAGATAGCGATGGAGAATGGTTTGGTCCTGGTAATGTTGATCTCAAACAGACTGCCCAGCCATTGACATTTGCCAATACAAACtccgaagaagaagaagatgacgatgatgatgatgagttAATAGAGGTATAg
- the TCB2 gene encoding Tricalbin-2, with the protein MADVPAPDAGGGATNPNEMLEAPHQVDIEQKISPQEALEPEKAKANKIAERENENEKPRVVDDGYNNGIQRSTLDPKVQQNQHQRNTAAQPQQLGTSGSSNGYDNNGGGNKSQYPSPQVDSHPSPPIGAAGQQKNGIQQPFAPIQGLSAPRTPPPQQAPPQVPQQVSQQGKQSNGVPPQVPQQGASPQVFRQPPPQAHPQAPPQVPQQIPPYVAQQAHKQAHQQAQTGQGNGAQQVPQISPIDSRKSAAPQTQRTPNGIISPVSSTTGVEKQRTSDSYKSSTKSVNVNVNPESTKTSETKETKETKEIKEIEEKNDSPLGIKQSTGKLVPSEDFDMSNVKSKPPPRKPEDPTFRGWKEVGGYEADDALTAADESVDLLSKGSIFDQYLPAALYGDWYHNAGFLIVGGLLSWIIGWFRFSVAPLFFVMVAFALVYRASVKKYRGVLREAAQREFSVKHIEDDYETMDWCNYFLEKFWYFLEPSISQIVCEQANPILAESPIPAFVKSIWIDSFTLGTKPPRIDKVKTLIGTADDVVVMDWGFSFTPNANVDANNKQLKNNVNENIVVKATIFGVTIPVTVADVSFSGVARIRMRMMSSFPHIETVNVSMLEPPKYDFNTKLLGESSWWWEVLSFPGLYPLINEMVKKYVGPILFDPMSFQLNVQQLLAGNALDSAIGVLAINAESARGLKGFKTLGNTLDPYLTFGFRDKVLDKTKVISDTSSPEWKQIVYIPISSLSEPLTITVVDFNDFRKDRQVGAVQFDLESFVDNPHQPHLTAAFLRNNKPVGELKFGMKYMPTLMPVKQADGATTPPPDLNTGVARIEIVEARHLKGGDKGASTSAELYLDNESVLQTPVQKNTNTPGWGASVERIVFNRAKAKAKVILRDKHGKPVGQITHSLNELIDATQVESTWFPLSRGGEIRIQTTWKSVEMEGASGAGGYTPPIGVVRVGVEHAEDLRNLETIGKIDPYARLLVNGFERARTAAVDSSLNPTWNEIHYVSISSPNQKLTIEVMDVEAHSADRTLGSFDVKLNDFIQKDELGQYIEHVDKKQRTSKLIHKKGPKGSVTYTLSFYPALPVMTQQDYRDEAEEKKKIEEEKAKEAKENKGKPPKDAKDKETEAEKEEESKTEETIDDDEQDEDNYSQKLRLGLDELIAYKSGIMVFEIMEGSISKSDTFLQVYSSNQGYPDFITKELKKKQSKIEITGDTVITQLEWAKTCFRLVKNRDDNRVDKCIAETTIPTLQLLKNGSKQPMTIELGENGSGSASFKILFSWIPLIYKSGIPPQDSIDNSGILTVEVLNAKGLPSADRNGKSDPYMKVHLNSEEDAFLKTKTIKRTLEPSWNQKDQVEVANKYDSVLKFVCWDWDMANPDDLLGIGYVELSAYDMKEGSVEVEIPLQGEEGEPAGTAWAKLSFKPEFVLNVKPKSQSAIGTVGHVGKGVGKGVGHVGKGVGKGVGTVGKGVIGGGIKGIKKGLHLGSSK; encoded by the exons ATGGCTGACGTACCCGCACCAGATGCCGGTGGTGGAGCAACCAAC CCAAATGAAATGTTGGAAGCTCCTCATCAAGTTGACATTGAACAAAAGATATCACCTCAGGAAGCTTTAGAACCAGAAAAGGCtaaagcaaacaaaattgCAGAGAGGGAAAACGAGAATGAAAAACCAagagttgttgatgatggcTATAACAATGGCATTCAACGCTCAACACTCGATCCAAAAGTGCAGCAAAACCAACACCAAAGGAATACCGCTGCACAGCCACAACAATTGGGTACCAGTGGAAGTTCCAATGGTTACGACAACAATGGAGGAGGAAATAAATCTCAGTATCCTTCACCTCAAGTCGACAGCCATCCCTCTCCACCAATTGGTGCTGCTggacaacaaaagaatggaaTTCAGCAGCCATTTGCACCGATCCAGGGGCTTAGTGCACCTAGAACTCCACCTCCCCAACAGGCGCCTCCTCAAGTTCCCCAACAGGTTTCTCAACaaggaaaacaaagtaaTGGTGTTCCTCCCCAAGTACCTCAACAGGGAGCCTCGCCACAAGTTTTTAGACAACCACCTCCACAAGCGCACCCACAAGCTCCGCCGCAGGTACCTCAACAAATCCCACCTTATGTAGCTCAACAAGCACATAAACAAGCACATCAACAAGCACAAACTGGACAAGGCAATGGCGCACAACAGGTACCTCAAATTTCACCGATTGACTCGCGCAAGTCGGCAGCACCACAGACTCAACGTACTCCAAATGGAATTATTAGTCCCGTCTCGTCCACTACTGGTgttgaaaagcaaagaacTTCAGACTCATACAAGTCCAGTACTAAATCTGTCAATGTCAATGTCAACCCCGAATCGACAAAGACAAgcgaaacaaaagaaacaaaggaaacaaaagagataaaggagattgaagaaaaaaatgattcACCTCTTGGTATCAAACAAAGCACCGGTAAATTGGTGCCTAGTGAAGATTTTGACATGTCTAATGTCAAAAGCAAACCACCTCCTAGGAAACCCGAGGACCCAACTTTTAGAGGCTGGAAAGAGGTTGGTGGGTACGAGGCTGATGATGCATTGACGGCTGCCGATGAATCGGTTGACTTGTTATCCAAAGGCTCAATCTTTGACCAGTACTTACCAGCAGCACTCTATGGAGACTGGTACCATAATGCAGGTTTCCTCATTGTTGGTGGTTTGTTGTCCTGGATAATTGGATGGTTTAGATTTTCGGTTGCTCCgttattttttgttatggTTGCTTTTGCCTTGGTGTATAGAGCTTCAGTCAAAAAATACAGAGGAGTATTGAGAGAAGCTGCGCAAAGAGAATTTTCTGTAAAACACATTGAAGACGATTACGAGACTATGGACTGGTGCAATTactttttggaaaagttttGGTACTTTTTAGAGCCTTCAATTTCACAGATTGTGTGTGAACAGGCAAATCCTATTTTGGCTGAGTCGCCTATTCCAGCTTTTGTCAAGTCAATCTGGATTGATAGCTTTACTTTGGGAACAAAGCCACCAAGAATTGATAAGGTGAAAACATTGATTGGTACTGCGGATGATGTCGTTGTTATGGACTGGGGATTCTCTTTTACTCCAAATGCCAACGTCGACGCTAACaataaacaattgaaaaacaatgTTAATGAGAACATTGTTGTTAAAGCAACAATCTTTGGTGTCACAATCCCAGTAACAGTTGCTGATGTCTCATTTAGTGGTGTTGCAAGAATCAGAATGAGGATGATGTCTTCTTTCCCACACATTGAAACGGTTAATGTCTCGATGTTGGAACCACCAAAGTATGACTTCAACACAAAACTTTTGGGCGAATCTTCATGGTGGTGGGAAGTGTTATCTTTTCCCGGTTTGTATCCTTTGATAAATGAAATGGTTAAAAAGTATGTTGGCCCTATCTTATTTGATCCAATGTCTTTCCAATTGAATGTGCAGCAATTGTTGGCTGGTAATGCATTGGACTCGGCAATTGGTGTATTGGCTATTAATGCAGAATCAGCAAGAGGTTTGAAAGGCTTCAAGACTCTCGGAAACACTTTGGACCCATACTTGACATTTGGATTTAGAGATAAGGTCTTGGATAAGACCAAAGTCATTAGTGACACCAGCTCTCCTGAATGGAAGCAAATTGTTTACATTCCTATTTCATCATTATCGGAGCCATTGACAATCACAGTGGTTGATTTCAATGATTTCAGGAAAGATAGACAGGTTGGTGCTGTGCAATTTGATTTGGAATCCTTTGTTGATAACCCACATCAACCACACCTCACTGCGGCATTCTTGAGAAACAATAAACCTGTTGGTGAACTTAAATTTGGTATGAAGTACATGCCAACATTGATGCCAGTTAAGCAAGCCGATGGTGCtacaacaccaccaccagactTGAATACTGGTGTTGCCAGAATTGAGATTGTTGAAGCAAGACACTTGAAAGGTGGCGACAAAGGTGCGTCAACCAGTGCCGAGCTTTACTTGGACAACGAATCTGTTCTTCAAACTCCTGTGCAAAAGAACACAAACACTCCAGGTTGGGGCGCATCTGTTGAACGTATTGTTTTTAATCGTGCCAAGGCCAAGGCCAAGGTTATCCTTAGAGATAAACATGGTAAACCTGTTGGTCAAATTACTCATAGTTTGAATGAGTTGATTGACGCTACTCAAGTAGAACTGACTTGGTTCCCATTGAGTAGAGGAGGTGAGATTAGAATTCAAACTACTTGGAAATCGGTTGAGATGGAAGGCGCTAGCGGTGCTGGTGGATACACTCCACCTATTGGTGTTGTTAGAGTAGGAGTTGAGCATGCGGAAGATTTGAGAAACTTGGAAACAATTGGAAAGATTGATCCATATGCAAGGCTCTTGGTTAATGGATTTGAGCGTGCTAGAACTGCTGCTGTGGATTCATCGTTGAATCCAACTTGGAATGAAATCCACTATGTTAGTATTTCATcaccaaaccaaaaattaaCTATTGAAGTAATGGACGTTGAAGCACACTCGGCTGATAGGACTTTGGGCTCATTCGATGTTAAattgaatgatttcatACAAAAGGACGAGTTGGGTCAATACATTGAACACGTTGATAAAAAGCAGAGAACCTCCAAATTGATTCACAAAAAAGGTCCAAAAGGTTCAGTGACTTATACTTTGTCGTTTTACCCAGCATTACCTGTTATGACTCAACAAGATTATAGAGATGAAGctgaggagaagaagaagattgaagaagagaaggcgaaggaagcaaaagaaaataaggGCAAGCCTCCCAAGGATgccaaagacaaagagacAGAAGCTGAGAAAGAGGAGGAAAGCAAGACAGAAGAAACcattgatgatgacgagCAAGATGAAGACAATTATAGCCAGAAGCTTAGATTGGGTCTTGATGAATTGATTGCATACAAGAGTGGTATCATGGTGTTTGAGATTATGGAAGGATCCATCAGTAAAAGTGATACATTCTTGCAAGTTTATTCCTCGAACCAAGGTTATCCTGACTTTATAACCAAAGAGctcaagaagaagcagagcAAGATTGAAATCACTGGTGATACTGTAATTACTCAATTGGAGTGGGCAAAGACATGTTTCCGTCTTGTTAAGAACCGCGATGACAATCGTGTTGATAAATGTATTGCTGAAACTACGATCCCTACTTTGCAATTACTCAAAAATGGAAGTAAGCAACCAATGACTATTGAATTGGGAGAGAATGGATCCGGTAGTGCCTCATTCaagattttgttttcttggATTCCACTCATCTATAAATCAGGCATTCCACCTCAAGATTCTATAGACAACTCTGGTATTCTCACGGTTGAAGTCCTCAATGCGAAAGGTTTGCCTTCAGCTGATAGAAATGGTAAATCTGACCCATACATGAAAGTGCATCTCAATAGTGAAGAAGATGCATtcttgaaaacaaagaccATCAAGAGGACACTTGAACCATCATGGAATCAGAAGGACCAAGTTGAGGTTGCTAACAAGTATGATTCAGTATTGAAATTTGTCTGTTGGGATTGGGATATGGCCAACCCCGACGACTTGTTAGGTATTGGTTATGTTGAATTGAGTGCTTACGATATGAAAGAGGGTTCAGTTGAAGTGGAGATTCCATTACAAGGTGAAGAAGGCGAGCCTGCTGGTACAGCATGGGCGAAATTGTCTTTTAAGCCAGAATTTGTTCTAAACGTCAAACCAAAGTCACAATCAGCAATTGGAACCGTTGGCCATGTAGGAAAAGGTGTTGGTAAAGGTGTTGGTCATGTTGGTAAAGGTGTTGGAAAGGGTGTTGGAACGGTTGGAAAGGGTGTCATTGGTGGGGGAATCAAAGGTATTAAGAAAGGATTGCATCTAGGGAGCCTGAAGTAG
- the GSY1 gene encoding glycogen synthase isoform 1 (CAZy:GT3), with translation MTRDITNHLLFEVATEVAHKVGGIYSVLKSKAPITVAEYRERYTLLGPLNYHSAQIEVEELPVKDPLIKQTLDSMSSKGIRWLYGRWLIEGAPRVLLFDIWSAGGFLNEWKADLWNVAGIPTPDHDSETNEAILLGYIVAWFLGELVYNDRDRAVIAHFHEWLAGVALPLCRKRRIDVTTIFTTHATLLGRYLCAGSTDFYNNLANFDVDAEAGKRGIYHRYCIERSATHSADVFTTVSHITAFESEHLLKRKPDGVLPNGLNVVKFQAVHEFQNLHAVKKAKINEFIKGHFYGNYDFDLENTLYFFIAGRYEFRNKGCDFFIESLARLNHRLKESGSKMTVVAFIIMPGKTQSYTVETLKGQAVIKQLESTIEEVQKKVGDRLFEHCARYPNIEHVSGDKSNEVPSIDELIKPADRVLLKRRIYALKRDGLPPIVTHNMIDDSTDPILNQIRRVQLFNRPEDRVKIIFHPEFLNANNPILSLDYDEFVRGCHLGVFPSYYEPWGYTPAECTVMGIPSITTNLSGFGCYMEDLIENTSDYGIYIVDRRMKSVDESIDQLTDYMFDFCEKTRRQRINQRNRTERLSDLLDWKRMGLEYIKARQLSLKRAYPDKFKNGANPFNNSSNLKLTRPLSVPGSPRSKIGLMTPGDLGSLQEAQEGLNTDDYVGFKLGLGAGDDDNNDEEERHYPLTLRGNSMPPEDDSV, from the coding sequence ATGACTAGAGACATTACTAACCACTTGCTCTTTGAAGTGGCTACGGAGGTTGCCCACAAAGTTGGTGGTATCTACTCGGTGCTAAAATCAAAAGCACCAATCACCGTGGCAGAATACAGAGAACGCTACACTCTACTTGGGCCCTTAAACTACCACTCCGCACAGATTGAAGTTGAGGAGTTGCCTGTTAAGGACCCATTGATCAAGCAGACATTGGACTCCATGTCCAGCAAGGGTATTCGATGGCTCTACGGTAGATGGTTGATTGAAGGAGCTCCACGGGTTCTTTTGTTTGACATTTGGTCTGCCGGTGGGTTCTTGAATGAATGGAAAGCAGACCTTTGGAACGTTGCCGGTATTCCAACCCCAGACCACGACTCTGAAACCAATGAAGCCATCTTGCTAGGATACATTGTCGCTTGGTTCTTGGGAGAGTTGGTCTACAATGATAGAGACAGAGCAGTAATTGCCCATTTCCACGAATGGTTGGCCGGTGTCGCTTTGCCATTGTGCcgcaaaagaagaatcgACGTGACAACCATCTTCACCACCCACGCCACCTTGTTGGGAAGATATCTTTGCGCAGGCTCAACAGACTTTTATAACAACTTGGCAAACTTTGATGTAGATGCTGAAGCTGGAAAAAGAGGTATCTACCACCGTTATTGCATTGAGAGGTCAGCTACCCACTCTGCTGACGTGTTTACCACTGTGTCGCACATTACCGCTTTCGAAAGTGAACATTTGTTGAAGAGAAAACCAGACGGCGTGTTGCCAAATGGATTGAATGTGGTGAAATTCCAAGCAGTACACGAGTTTCAAAACTTGCACGCGGTTAAAAAGGCCAAGATCAATGAGTTTATCAAGGGTCATTTCTATGGAAACTACGATTttgatttggaaaacaCATTGTACTTTTTCATTGCTGGTAGATATGAATTTAGAAACAAAGGCTGTGACTTTTTCATTGAATCCTTGGCAAGGTTGAACCACAGATTGAAAGAAAGCGGTTCCAAAATGACGGTTGTCGCATTCATTATTATGCCGGGAAAGACTCAATCATATACAGTTGAGACTTTGAAAGGTCAAGCTGTTATTAAGCAATTGGAATCTACCATTGAAGAAGTGCAAAAGAAAGTTGGTGATCGTCTTTTTGAACACTGTGCTAGATACCCAAACATTGAACACGTTTCTGGTGACAAGTCAAACGAAGTACCGTCCATTGACGAATTAATCAAGCCAGCTGATCGTGTTTTGTTGAAGAGAAGAATCTATGCCTTGAAGAGAGACGGCTTGCCACCAATTGTGACACACAATATGATTGACGATAGCACCGACCCCATTTTGAACCAGATTAGACGTGTTCAATTGTTCAATCGTCCTGAGGATAGAGTCAAGATTATTTTCCACCCAGAGTTTCTCAATGCAAACAATCCAATCTTGTCATTGGACTATGACGAATTTGTTCGTGGTTGTCATTTGGGTGTGTTTCCGTCATACTATGAGCCATGGGGTTACACTCCAGCCGAGTGTACCGTTATGGGTATTCCATCCATTACAACAAACTTGTCGGGATTCGGTTGTTATATGGAAGACTTGATTGAAAACACTAGTGACTATGGTATCTACATTGTTGATCGTAGAATGAAGTCTGTAGACGAGTCCATTGACCAATTGACTGATTACATGTTTGATTTCTGTGAAAAGAcaagaagacaaagaatCAACCAAAGAAACAGAACCGAGAGATTGAGTGACTTGTTGGACTGGAAGAGAATGGGCTTGGAGTACATCAAGGCAAGACAATTGAGTTTGAAGAGAGCATACCCTGACAAGTTCAAGAATGGGGCTAACCCATTCAATAACTCATCGAATTTGAAGTTGACAAGACCGTTATCTGTTCCAGGTTCACCAAGATCTAAAATTGGATTGATGACTCCTGGAGATTTGGGTAGTTTACAAGAAGCACAGGAAGGTTTGAACACGGATGACTATGTTGGATTCAAATTGGGATTGGGTGCCGGTGATGATGACAATAACGATGAGGAAGAACGCCATTATCCATTGACCTTGAGAGGCAATTCCATGCCGCCAGAGGATGACTCTGTATAA